From the genome of Sphingobacterium kitahiroshimense, one region includes:
- a CDS encoding glutamine synthetase III, with amino-acid sequence MSNLRFKSVEAAVSRKNASLKVETKKATDIYGKNVFSIAKMKDYLPKNSYKELAQAIEDGSAISRDLAEHISQAMKSWSLSNGATHYTHWFQPLTGSTAEKHDAFFEPDDNGEAIEKFTADALVQQEPDASSFPNGGIRNTFEARGYTAWDTSSPAFLYETGSGKTLCIPTVFVSYTGEALDYKAPLLKAVSAIDKASTEVAQYFDKQITKVNASLGIEQEYFLVDLSLYNARPDLQLTGRTLFGHMSAKGQQLDDHYFGAIPERVLAFMVDLENEALKLGIPLKTRHNEVAPSQFECAPMYEEINLAIDHNQLLQNLMDQVAMRHHFKVLLHEKPYSGVNGSGKHNNWSLITNTGVNLLSPGKTPKNNLMFLTFFVNTIKAVYEHADLLRASIASASNDHRLGANEAPPAIISIFLGSQLDDLLEEVESARVAKKVKSEANLWHGIPKVPELRLDNTDRNRTSPFAFTGNKFEFRAVGSSANSALPMTVLNVIVANQLIEFKIEVDKQIKKGIKKDLALLNVVRKYIKDSKSIRFEGNGYSEEWEKEAEARGLSNSKSTPKALDVYVKEESIELFEKLGIYTKRESEARHEILLENFYKKLQIEARVIEDIVNNQIAPACLIYQNELIKNVQGLKDLGFGKEAYSSQFNFLERISLHVNTVLEKTEAMRKERKNANQIEDMREKSIAYDEVVKPYFDEIRYHVNKLEKIVDDQKWPLPKLRELLFIS; translated from the coding sequence ATGTCTAACTTAAGATTTAAATCTGTCGAAGCAGCTGTATCTCGCAAAAATGCTTCTTTAAAAGTAGAAACTAAAAAAGCTACCGATATTTACGGTAAGAATGTTTTTTCAATTGCGAAGATGAAAGATTATCTTCCTAAAAACTCTTACAAGGAATTAGCACAGGCAATCGAAGATGGAAGTGCAATTTCTCGTGATTTAGCGGAGCATATTTCACAGGCGATGAAAAGTTGGTCACTATCTAATGGTGCTACGCATTATACACACTGGTTCCAACCTTTGACAGGATCTACTGCTGAAAAGCACGATGCTTTCTTTGAGCCGGATGATAATGGTGAAGCTATTGAGAAGTTTACCGCAGATGCTTTGGTACAGCAAGAGCCTGATGCATCAAGTTTTCCAAATGGAGGTATTCGTAATACATTCGAGGCACGTGGCTATACAGCTTGGGATACTTCATCACCAGCTTTCCTTTATGAAACAGGTTCAGGTAAAACATTATGTATCCCAACAGTTTTTGTATCATACACAGGCGAGGCATTAGATTATAAAGCTCCTTTGTTAAAAGCTGTAAGTGCTATTGACAAAGCTTCTACTGAGGTAGCACAATACTTCGATAAACAAATTACAAAAGTAAATGCTTCTTTGGGTATTGAACAAGAATATTTTTTAGTTGATCTTTCTTTATATAATGCACGTCCAGATTTACAATTGACAGGACGTACTTTATTCGGTCATATGTCCGCAAAAGGACAACAATTGGATGATCATTATTTCGGAGCGATCCCTGAGCGTGTTTTAGCATTCATGGTCGATTTGGAAAATGAAGCTTTGAAATTAGGTATTCCATTAAAAACTCGTCACAACGAGGTTGCTCCTTCTCAATTTGAGTGTGCGCCTATGTATGAGGAAATCAACTTAGCAATTGATCATAACCAATTGTTACAGAATTTAATGGACCAAGTGGCAATGCGTCACCATTTCAAAGTGTTATTACACGAGAAACCTTATAGCGGTGTCAATGGTTCTGGTAAACATAATAACTGGTCTTTGATTACCAATACAGGTGTTAATTTATTGTCTCCTGGTAAGACTCCAAAAAATAACCTAATGTTCTTGACATTCTTTGTTAATACCATTAAGGCTGTTTATGAACATGCGGATTTATTACGTGCATCGATTGCTAGTGCAAGTAATGATCACCGTTTAGGTGCAAATGAGGCTCCTCCTGCTATTATTTCAATCTTCTTAGGCTCTCAGTTAGATGATCTTTTAGAAGAAGTTGAATCGGCTCGTGTTGCTAAAAAAGTAAAATCTGAAGCGAACTTATGGCATGGTATTCCTAAAGTTCCTGAATTGAGATTGGATAATACAGATCGTAACCGTACTTCCCCATTTGCTTTTACAGGTAATAAGTTTGAATTTAGAGCTGTAGGTTCTTCTGCGAACTCTGCATTACCAATGACCGTATTAAATGTTATTGTTGCGAATCAATTGATCGAATTTAAGATCGAAGTTGATAAGCAAATTAAAAAAGGCATTAAGAAAGATTTAGCATTATTGAATGTTGTGCGTAAATACATCAAAGATTCTAAATCAATCCGTTTTGAAGGTAATGGTTATAGCGAAGAGTGGGAGAAAGAAGCTGAGGCAAGAGGCTTGTCGAATAGCAAATCTACTCCGAAAGCTTTAGACGTTTACGTAAAAGAAGAGTCGATCGAGTTATTTGAGAAATTAGGTATTTATACAAAACGTGAAAGTGAAGCACGTCATGAAATTTTGTTGGAAAACTTTTACAAAAAACTTCAGATCGAAGCTCGTGTTATTGAAGATATCGTCAATAATCAGATTGCTCCTGCATGTTTGATCTATCAAAACGAATTGATCAAAAACGTACAAGGTCTGAAAGATCTAGGATTCGGAAAAGAGGCATATAGCTCTCAGTTTAACTTCTTAGAGCGTATTTCATTACACGTTAA
- a CDS encoding prolyl oligopeptidase family serine peptidase, producing the protein MNKKIILIGLLAMHGAVLFAQKQPLNHTVYDGWQSLNASEISGSGKYITFQVLPQEGDGALYVKDNLNKSILALPRGYNARLTNNETHVISLIKPKFADTRQAKIKKKKPEEMPKDSLAIFTVATGKLLKYAEVKSYKLAEEANGYFGFLTDDKGIAPTDTATSKTKKATKISTLHVYDLATGDTVNFQQVDQYDFNKAGNKLVFTKKTEAKDSTSNIAGVYLYDLTNKTLKKITNGHGTYKNFTFDDLGNQLVYLGDKTAEKSLLKEFNLYYYTAQLDSARIAVQKNTSGVPANWAVSGDGELKFSKNGQKLFLGLAPIPRVKDTTLVDFEHAKVDVWHWQDDYLQPQQLVNLKKDLAQSYLSVFYPQQNNRVIPLVDEKFNPVRTTIEADQEYVLATTDYGRRVSTQWDYRSKQDVYVVSTVSGARQLVAENLSGQAVLSPDGQYVLYFNQDSGNWYSYQIASKKVSILNDGLPVSFVDEDNDMPAKPEGYGMAAWGADNKGVYVYDKYDIWYFALDGSDKYLATNGYGRVSSTVLRYKNLTHPRNSKWKSNTLDERQRVLLTAFNEKTKENGFYELRGKRKDPKEILMAPKVFRNLQASEDQKYLIYSKEDYVNSPDLYVNSNTFKKEEKLTELNLQQANYNWGTAELVQWTTPAGHAAEGILYKPEDFDPNKKYPIIAYFYEKLSEGLYSYQAPAPTPSRLNIPYFVSNGYLVFAPDISYVTGEPGKSAEEYINSGMKHLAQNNWVDSSKMGIQGQSWGGYQVAHLITATNMYAAAWAGAPVVNMTSAYGGIRWQTGMSRQFQYENTQSRIGKTLWEGQEAYLANSPLFHLNKVTTPVVIMANDNDGAVPWYQGIEMFTALRRLQKPVWMLNYNGDEHNLLLRQNRKDIQIREQQFFDHYLKGAPAPKWLKSGVPAKEKGIDWGFSSE; encoded by the coding sequence ATGAATAAAAAAATCATTCTTATAGGGTTGTTAGCAATGCATGGAGCCGTTTTATTCGCTCAAAAGCAACCGCTTAACCATACGGTTTATGATGGATGGCAAAGTTTGAATGCAAGTGAAATAAGTGGTAGTGGAAAATACATCACATTTCAAGTACTGCCACAGGAGGGAGATGGAGCCTTATATGTCAAGGATAATTTAAACAAATCCATACTTGCATTACCAAGGGGATATAATGCCCGTTTGACCAATAATGAAACGCATGTCATTTCATTGATAAAGCCTAAGTTTGCTGATACACGCCAAGCGAAAATTAAGAAAAAGAAACCGGAAGAAATGCCGAAAGATTCACTTGCTATTTTTACGGTAGCGACTGGAAAGCTTTTAAAGTATGCAGAAGTTAAATCTTATAAATTGGCTGAGGAAGCTAATGGTTACTTTGGATTCTTAACGGATGATAAAGGGATAGCTCCTACAGACACCGCGACGTCAAAGACTAAAAAAGCAACTAAAATCAGCACATTGCATGTATATGATCTAGCAACAGGTGATACGGTTAATTTTCAACAGGTAGATCAATACGACTTTAATAAAGCGGGAAACAAGCTGGTTTTTACCAAAAAAACTGAAGCTAAAGATTCTACATCCAATATTGCAGGTGTTTATTTATATGATTTGACCAATAAAACATTAAAAAAGATTACAAATGGTCACGGAACGTATAAAAACTTCACTTTTGACGATCTTGGCAATCAATTGGTCTATTTAGGAGATAAAACTGCTGAAAAATCTTTATTAAAAGAGTTTAATCTTTATTATTATACTGCACAGCTTGATTCAGCGCGCATTGCTGTTCAGAAAAATACTTCAGGAGTACCTGCAAATTGGGCAGTAAGTGGAGATGGAGAGTTAAAATTCAGTAAAAATGGGCAGAAATTATTTTTAGGATTGGCACCTATACCTAGAGTTAAGGATACGACATTAGTGGATTTTGAGCATGCGAAAGTAGACGTTTGGCATTGGCAGGATGATTACTTACAGCCGCAGCAATTAGTCAATCTTAAAAAAGATCTTGCTCAAAGCTATTTGAGTGTATTTTATCCGCAACAGAATAATCGTGTGATTCCTCTAGTTGATGAGAAATTTAATCCAGTACGTACAACAATTGAAGCCGACCAAGAATATGTTTTGGCAACCACTGATTATGGACGTAGAGTATCTACGCAGTGGGATTATAGGAGCAAACAGGATGTATATGTCGTCTCTACCGTTTCTGGTGCTCGTCAGTTGGTAGCTGAAAATTTATCAGGACAAGCTGTTTTATCACCAGATGGTCAGTATGTGCTGTATTTTAATCAGGATAGTGGCAATTGGTATTCGTATCAAATTGCCTCCAAAAAAGTGTCGATATTAAATGATGGTCTTCCTGTATCCTTTGTCGATGAGGATAATGATATGCCGGCAAAACCAGAAGGCTATGGTATGGCCGCTTGGGGAGCCGACAATAAAGGAGTATATGTTTATGATAAATATGATATCTGGTATTTCGCTTTAGATGGATCGGATAAATATTTAGCCACAAATGGATATGGAAGGGTATCCAGTACCGTATTGCGTTATAAGAACTTAACACATCCGCGAAATAGCAAGTGGAAATCCAACACACTTGATGAGCGTCAACGTGTTTTGCTAACTGCTTTTAATGAAAAGACCAAAGAGAATGGTTTTTATGAATTGAGAGGTAAGCGGAAAGATCCAAAAGAGATCTTGATGGCACCAAAGGTTTTTAGAAATTTACAAGCATCCGAAGATCAGAAATATCTGATTTATTCAAAAGAAGATTATGTCAATAGTCCTGATTTATATGTGAATAGCAATACGTTTAAAAAGGAAGAAAAATTGACCGAGTTGAATCTGCAGCAAGCGAATTACAATTGGGGAACCGCGGAGTTGGTACAATGGACTACACCTGCTGGTCATGCTGCAGAAGGTATTCTGTACAAACCGGAAGATTTTGATCCGAATAAGAAATATCCAATTATTGCTTATTTCTATGAAAAATTATCAGAAGGACTATATAGTTACCAAGCGCCGGCGCCCACACCGTCTCGTTTGAATATACCTTATTTTGTAAGTAATGGTTATTTGGTTTTTGCGCCTGATATTTCATATGTTACAGGTGAGCCTGGTAAATCTGCGGAAGAATATATTAATTCAGGAATGAAGCATCTGGCGCAGAATAATTGGGTAGATTCATCTAAAATGGGTATCCAAGGACAAAGCTGGGGAGGCTACCAAGTGGCGCATTTAATAACAGCTACCAATATGTATGCAGCAGCTTGGGCAGGTGCTCCAGTTGTGAATATGACTTCAGCGTATGGGGGTATTCGTTGGCAAACAGGCATGTCCCGTCAGTTTCAGTATGAAAATACACAAAGTAGAATTGGTAAGACCCTATGGGAAGGGCAAGAAGCTTATCTAGCCAATTCACCTTTATTTCATTTGAATAAAGTGACAACACCAGTCGTTATTATGGCAAATGATAATGATGGAGCAGTGCCATGGTACCAAGGCATCGAAATGTTTACGGCATTAAGACGCTTACAAAAACCTGTTTGGATGCTTAATTACAATGGTGACGAACATAATTTGTTGTTAAGACAGAATAGAAAAGATATTCAAATACGAGAGCAACAGTTTTTTGATCACTATTTAAAAGGAGCGCCTGCTCCGAAATGGTTGAAATCTGGAGTTCCCGCAAAAGAAAAAGGAATCGATTGGGGGTTTTCTAGTGAATAA
- a CDS encoding SIMPL domain-containing protein: MKYNPIIIALIAGIVIIASACLFSNAYRYKFKSSQTITVNGNAKKDFESDLVKWNASYSRKNFDLKGASDQLAEDRELVRNFLIAQGLKAEEIRFEAVNINKEFEYHTDGKGSSYNTFSGYTLSQTVGVESKDLNKVDNASREISTLISQGLELSSSTPNYYYSKLEDLKLELISQASKNAHQRAQNIASESASTLGQLVKADLGVFQITGQNDNEEFSYGGAFNTTSRKKTANITVKASYLPL, from the coding sequence ATGAAATACAATCCAATTATAATAGCACTTATTGCAGGTATTGTTATTATTGCAAGTGCATGCCTTTTTAGCAATGCATACCGTTACAAATTCAAATCTTCACAAACGATTACCGTTAATGGAAATGCTAAAAAAGATTTTGAATCTGATTTAGTAAAATGGAATGCCAGCTACAGTCGTAAAAATTTCGATTTAAAAGGCGCATCAGATCAATTAGCTGAGGATCGTGAGCTGGTTCGCAATTTTTTGATCGCACAGGGTTTAAAAGCTGAAGAGATAAGATTTGAAGCTGTTAATATTAATAAAGAATTTGAATACCACACAGATGGTAAAGGCAGTAGCTATAATACGTTTTCTGGATATACCTTATCGCAAACTGTTGGAGTGGAATCAAAAGATCTTAACAAAGTCGATAATGCATCTCGCGAAATATCAACGTTAATCTCTCAAGGGCTTGAATTAAGTTCAAGTACACCCAACTACTATTATTCTAAGCTGGAAGATTTAAAATTAGAACTCATTTCTCAGGCTTCTAAAAATGCACACCAACGTGCACAGAATATAGCGTCCGAATCTGCCTCCACTTTAGGTCAATTGGTAAAAGCTGATTTAGGCGTTTTTCAGATAACTGGTCAAAATGATAACGAAGAATTTTCTTATGGTGGTGCATTCAATACAACATCTCGAAAAAAGACTGCAAACATTACTGTAAAAGCGAGCTATTTACCATTATAA
- a CDS encoding ecotin family protein: MKKLMLKTGMIVATLLISISAMAQTLLKQDVNVFPAPEKGMVKYVIEVPHAGIDGDNNKKIEFFAGKYMETDACNSYFLAGDFEKKDLQGWEYNYYVFKTNGNVASTQMLCQGEKKNSFVQAKSVITDYNGRMPIVIYAPEGYEVKFKIYKAEPETYQAAEVPLKKAK, from the coding sequence ATGAAAAAGTTAATGTTAAAAACAGGTATGATCGTTGCTACTTTATTAATTTCGATATCCGCTATGGCACAGACATTACTTAAACAAGACGTAAATGTATTTCCAGCACCAGAAAAAGGGATGGTAAAATATGTCATTGAAGTCCCTCATGCAGGAATCGATGGTGATAATAATAAAAAGATTGAGTTTTTTGCTGGCAAATATATGGAGACCGACGCGTGTAACAGTTACTTCTTAGCCGGTGATTTTGAGAAAAAAGATCTGCAGGGATGGGAATATAATTACTATGTTTTCAAAACAAATGGAAATGTAGCTTCGACTCAAATGCTTTGCCAGGGTGAAAAAAAGAACAGCTTTGTACAGGCTAAATCTGTTATAACCGATTACAATGGAAGAATGCCAATCGTTATTTACGCACCAGAGGGTTATGAAGTAAAATTCAAAATTTACAAAGCTGAGCCTGAAACTTACCAGGCCGCTGAGGTTCCTCTAAAAAAAGCGAAATAG
- a CDS encoding GntR family transcriptional regulator — protein MDFNANKAIYLQIAAYVCDHILLGTWKVDDKLPSVRELAVQLEVNPNTVMRTYDLLQQKEIVVNRRGVGFFVTDASVSNVKAYRKAVFLEEDLFPFFRNIYLLEISLDELKQRYHNFIEQNFKNNEL, from the coding sequence ATGGATTTTAATGCTAATAAAGCCATTTATCTTCAGATAGCAGCTTATGTATGTGATCATATTCTGTTGGGGACGTGGAAAGTGGATGATAAACTTCCTTCGGTACGGGAGTTGGCGGTACAATTGGAAGTAAATCCAAATACAGTAATGCGGACTTATGACTTGTTACAGCAAAAGGAAATAGTAGTGAACAGACGAGGAGTTGGTTTTTTTGTAACTGATGCTTCTGTAAGTAATGTGAAGGCATATCGAAAAGCGGTGTTTTTAGAAGAAGATCTTTTTCCATTTTTTAGAAATATTTATTTACTAGAAATTAGCTTAGATGAATTAAAACAGCGTTACCACAACTTTATCGAACAAAATTTTAAAAATAACGAATTATGA
- a CDS encoding ATP-binding cassette domain-containing protein → MITIKNLNFSYSKSRPLFKNMDIHLQEGHIYGLLGKNGAGKSTLLKNMAGLVYPVSGTIEVLQHDPCKREPALLQEISFIPEEFHLPAVKSATFVKANAVFYPKFDHAYFQELIREFEIPIEQKLADMSYGQKKKYIISFGLASNTKIMIMDEPTNGLDIPSKVQFRKIMASAIADDRCVIISTHQVRDLDNLIDAVILLDEHRVVLNANVNRITDHISFKKVPELNDDVLYSEPALGGFNTIQLNAMGEDSKLDLELLFNAVLQKKELITNLLNVTEDVERI, encoded by the coding sequence ATGATAACTATTAAAAACCTAAATTTCAGCTACAGCAAATCGCGACCATTATTTAAAAATATGGATATTCATTTACAGGAAGGGCATATTTATGGTCTATTGGGGAAAAATGGTGCAGGCAAGTCGACGTTACTGAAGAATATGGCCGGTTTGGTCTATCCTGTAAGTGGTACGATTGAAGTGTTACAGCATGATCCTTGTAAACGCGAACCTGCTCTGCTTCAGGAAATCAGTTTTATTCCTGAGGAATTTCACTTACCAGCAGTGAAATCCGCAACTTTTGTAAAAGCGAATGCCGTTTTTTATCCAAAGTTTGATCATGCATATTTTCAAGAACTGATCAGAGAGTTTGAAATTCCGATCGAACAGAAGCTTGCAGATATGAGTTATGGGCAAAAGAAGAAATATATCATATCATTTGGTTTGGCTTCCAATACCAAAATCATGATTATGGATGAACCTACTAATGGTCTAGATATTCCTTCTAAAGTGCAATTTCGCAAAATTATGGCCTCGGCTATTGCCGACGACCGCTGTGTTATTATTTCGACACATCAAGTACGTGATCTCGACAACCTGATCGATGCGGTTATTCTATTGGATGAACATCGGGTGGTATTAAATGCTAATGTTAATCGTATTACGGATCATATCAGCTTTAAAAAAGTACCTGAGTTGAACGATGATGTGCTTTATTCAGAACCTGCATTAGGTGGTTTTAATACCATACAGTTGAATGCGATGGGAGAAGACTCGAAATTAGATCTGGAACTGTTGTTTAATGCTGTTTTACAGAAAAAAGAATTGATTACAAACCTTTTAAATGTTACTGAAGATGTCGAACGTATTTAA
- a CDS encoding thiolase family protein produces the protein MTKKVFIVAAQRTAIGSFGGGLSTLSATELGAQAVKAVLSQVAVDGKEVDELLMGCVLQADLGQAPARQVLKYAGLPDDIPATTINKVCASGMKAVALGAQAILLGDAHVVLVGGMESMSRVPYYAPTTRWGAKYGHQSLVDGVQKDGLSDAYSQDAMGVFGELCAIKYGINREEQDAYAVSSYTRSRDAWKEGKFDKEVAPITVSTRKGEVVVKQDEEFTQVNFEKIYTLKPAFQKDGTITAANASTLSDGAAALLLMSGEKMEALGLQPLAEIIAYADAEQEPEWFTTTPSLAVKKVLAKADLELSDIDFFEFNEAFSVVVLVNARLLDISLERMNVYGGAVSLGHPLGCSGARILVTLTSVLEQERGQYGLSAICNGGGGASAMIIKRCNV, from the coding sequence ATGACTAAGAAAGTATTTATTGTCGCGGCGCAACGTACCGCAATAGGAAGCTTTGGAGGAGGATTATCCACTTTGAGCGCGACAGAATTGGGTGCTCAAGCTGTTAAAGCAGTTTTGAGTCAAGTTGCTGTTGATGGCAAAGAAGTGGATGAATTATTAATGGGCTGTGTCCTACAAGCTGATTTGGGACAAGCTCCCGCTCGCCAGGTTTTAAAATATGCAGGTTTACCCGATGATATTCCTGCGACTACTATTAATAAGGTTTGTGCAAGTGGAATGAAGGCGGTAGCATTAGGGGCACAGGCTATTTTATTGGGTGATGCTCATGTGGTACTTGTTGGCGGTATGGAAAGTATGAGTCGCGTACCTTATTATGCACCTACAACACGTTGGGGAGCGAAATACGGTCATCAAAGTTTAGTAGACGGAGTACAGAAAGATGGACTGAGTGACGCTTATTCGCAAGACGCAATGGGAGTTTTTGGGGAGCTGTGTGCCATTAAATATGGTATTAACCGAGAAGAGCAGGATGCCTATGCGGTATCGTCCTATACCAGAAGCCGTGATGCCTGGAAAGAGGGAAAGTTTGATAAAGAAGTGGCTCCGATAACAGTTTCTACCCGAAAAGGAGAAGTTGTTGTCAAGCAAGATGAAGAATTTACGCAGGTCAATTTTGAGAAAATTTATACTTTGAAACCAGCTTTTCAAAAAGACGGAACGATTACTGCAGCAAATGCTTCTACTTTAAGTGATGGAGCTGCGGCATTATTACTCATGTCCGGTGAGAAAATGGAAGCATTGGGTTTACAGCCTTTAGCTGAAATCATTGCATATGCTGATGCGGAACAGGAACCGGAATGGTTTACAACGACGCCTAGTCTCGCCGTGAAAAAAGTATTAGCAAAAGCAGATCTAGAATTGTCTGATATTGACTTTTTTGAATTTAATGAAGCTTTTTCTGTTGTAGTATTAGTAAATGCCCGTTTGCTGGATATTTCATTGGAAAGGATGAATGTTTATGGGGGAGCAGTATCTTTAGGTCACCCTCTAGGGTGTTCGGGCGCCAGAATTTTAGTAACCTTAACAAGTGTGCTTGAGCAGGAGAGAGGACAGTATGGGTTATCAGCAATTTGTAATGGTGGCGGTGGTGCTTCTGCAATGATTATTAAAAGATGTAATGTATAG
- a CDS encoding acyl-CoA dehydrogenase family protein, with protein sequence MQATQLTVEHHVFRESLKAFIRKEILPYIDQWEEEGKIDRAIWKKMGDMGFTGLNYPEVYGGLDLDFYYSMILCEELSQCFSGGFTITALVIQYMSAPYLLKYASEELKEKYLKGVIAGDLVSAVAITEPGAGSDVQKIQTTAIREGDYYIVNGSKTFITNGYYGDFFITAVKTDPTKGSKGISLLLIDRHASGVTATKINKMGWHASDTAELGFDQVKVPISHLIGEEGAGFSYLMDGLQLERLTAAIHSIATADSALQYTLEYINKREVFKHKLQDFQVVRHRVAQMVADIATTKAFIYACCDLQQLGKYAVKECSIAKLQASELAVRIVSQCFQLFGGYAFTEDFKIARLYRDIRVGTIIGGTSEIMLEIIAKMTIDKVNYQSKSDKTISSN encoded by the coding sequence ATGCAAGCAACACAATTGACAGTTGAGCACCACGTATTTCGCGAAAGTTTAAAAGCATTTATCCGTAAAGAGATCCTGCCTTATATTGACCAATGGGAAGAAGAAGGTAAAATAGATCGTGCCATTTGGAAAAAAATGGGTGACATGGGCTTTACAGGACTCAACTATCCTGAAGTTTATGGGGGGCTCGACCTTGATTTTTATTATTCCATGATTCTGTGCGAAGAGCTCTCTCAGTGCTTTTCGGGAGGATTCACGATAACAGCATTAGTCATTCAATATATGTCAGCCCCATACTTACTCAAGTATGCCTCTGAAGAATTAAAAGAAAAATATTTAAAAGGTGTTATTGCTGGAGATTTGGTCAGTGCAGTAGCTATTACAGAACCAGGTGCTGGATCTGATGTACAAAAAATCCAAACAACTGCTATCCGGGAAGGTGATTATTACATTGTTAACGGTTCGAAAACCTTTATCACCAATGGTTACTATGGCGATTTTTTTATTACTGCTGTTAAAACCGATCCGACCAAAGGTAGTAAAGGTATCAGTTTGCTCTTGATCGACCGTCATGCTTCAGGAGTAACTGCAACCAAAATCAATAAAATGGGCTGGCATGCTTCTGATACAGCAGAATTGGGTTTTGATCAGGTAAAAGTCCCCATTTCACATTTAATAGGTGAAGAAGGTGCAGGTTTTAGTTACCTGATGGACGGACTACAGCTGGAACGCCTGACCGCAGCAATCCATAGCATTGCTACAGCAGATTCTGCCTTACAGTATACCCTAGAATATATTAACAAACGTGAAGTATTTAAGCATAAACTGCAAGATTTCCAAGTAGTAAGACATCGCGTCGCACAAATGGTTGCAGATATCGCTACAACAAAAGCATTTATATATGCTTGTTGCGATTTGCAACAACTTGGAAAATATGCGGTTAAAGAATGTTCGATTGCGAAACTACAGGCGAGTGAGCTTGCGGTTCGTATTGTAAGCCAATGTTTTCAACTTTTTGGTGGTTATGCCTTTACAGAAGATTTCAAAATAGCCCGTCTGTACCGTGATATAAGAGTCGGTACCATTATCGGGGGAACATCTGAAATCATGTTGGAAATTATTGCTAAAATGACAATTGATAAAGTCAATTATCAATCCAAGTCCGATAAAACAATTTCTTCTAATTAA